One part of the Tenacibaculum sp. 190130A14a genome encodes these proteins:
- a CDS encoding prephenate dehydratase produces MKKIAIQGIQGSNHHIVANNYYDSNIQIDECLSFDSLVDSLLSDKSEQGIMAIENTIAGSIIPNYALIDKNNLHISGEYYLPIHHHLMALPNQTIEDLKEVCSHPMALLQCKEFFKQHKHIKLVEDVDTSAVAERIAKNNLKGVAAIAPKMAADIFNLEVIEDEIQTIKNNATRFVILQTQPPKNGKSEINKASLKFELDHKRGSLAAILNMMSDCKLNLTKIQSLPKIETPWKYAFFVDVTFNKYEDYAKAKSIIEIMAEDFKVLGEYKNGRI; encoded by the coding sequence ATGAAAAAAATAGCCATTCAAGGAATACAAGGAAGCAACCACCATATTGTGGCAAACAACTACTATGACAGCAACATTCAAATAGATGAATGCTTGTCTTTTGATAGTTTGGTTGATAGTTTACTTTCAGATAAAAGTGAACAAGGAATTATGGCCATAGAAAATACGATCGCCGGTTCTATAATTCCGAATTATGCATTAATAGACAAAAACAACCTTCATATTTCAGGAGAGTATTATTTGCCTATTCACCATCACTTAATGGCATTACCAAATCAAACCATAGAAGACTTAAAAGAAGTTTGTTCGCACCCAATGGCATTGTTACAATGTAAAGAGTTTTTCAAACAACACAAGCATATTAAATTAGTTGAAGATGTTGATACCTCTGCTGTTGCTGAGAGAATTGCCAAAAACAATCTAAAAGGAGTAGCAGCTATCGCACCAAAAATGGCTGCAGACATCTTTAATCTTGAAGTAATTGAAGACGAGATTCAAACGATTAAAAACAATGCTACTCGCTTTGTTATTTTACAAACACAACCTCCAAAAAACGGAAAAAGTGAGATTAACAAAGCTTCTTTAAAATTTGAATTAGATCATAAAAGAGGAAGCTTAGCTGCAATTTTAAATATGATGAGCGATTGTAAGTTAAATCTCACTAAAATTCAATCATTACCGAAAATCGAAACTCCTTGGAAGTACGCTTTTTTCGTTGATGTAACTTTTAATAAATATGAAGATTATGCCAAAGCAAAATCTATTATTGAAATTATGGCAGAAGATTTTAAAGTATTAGGTGAATACAAAAACGGAAGAATATGA